In Phocoena phocoena chromosome 3, mPhoPho1.1, whole genome shotgun sequence, a single window of DNA contains:
- the LRRC70 gene encoding leucine-rich repeat-containing protein 70, giving the protein MCGVRFSLPCLRLFLLVTCYLVLLFHKEILGCSSVCQLCTGRQINCRNLGLSSIPKNFPESTVFLYLTGNNISHINESELTGLHSLVALYLDNSSIVYVYPKAFVHLRQLYFLYLNNNFIKRLDPGIFEGLSNLRNLYLQSNQVSFVPRGVFHDLVSVQYLNLQRNRLTVLGSGTFVGMIALRILDLSNNKILRISDSGFQHLGNLDCLYLEGNNLTKVPSNAFEVLKSLKRLSLSHNHIEAIQPFAFKGLVSLEYLLLKNSRIKNVTRDGFSGISNLKHLILSHNDLENLNSDTFSLLKNLIYLKLDRNRIVSIDNDTFENMGASLKILNLSFNNLTDLHPRVLKPLSSLTHLQANSNPWECNCKLLGLRDWLASSAITLNIYCQNPPSMRGRALHYIKWTDFTNCVTSSTNVSRAWAIKSLHIHHKTTALMMAWHKITTNGKHLENTESVTFWERIHTSPASRFFQENTFGNPLETTAVLPVQIQLTSPVNLNLEKNSALPIDAASVSGKTSLICTQEVEKLNEAFDILLAFFILACVVIVFLIYKVVQLKQKLKAPENSGENRLEYYSFYQSARYNVTASICNTSPNSLECPGLEQIRLHKQIVPESEAQVILFEHSAL; this is encoded by the coding sequence ATGTGTGGAGTACGTTTTTCTCTGCCTTGCCTACGACTGTTTCTACTTGTTACCTGTTATCTTGTGTTATTATTCCATAAAGAGATACTTGGATGTTCGTCTGTTTGCCAGCTCTGCACTGGGAGACAAATTAACTGCCGTAACTTAGGCCTTTCAAGCATTCCTAAGAATTTTCCTGAAAGTACAGTTTTTCTATATCTGACTGGAAATAATATATCTCATATAAATGAAAGTGAATTAACTGGACTTCATTCTCTTGTAGCATTGTATTTAGATAATtctagcattgtgtatgtgtatccaAAAGCTTTTGTTCATTTGAGGCAgctatattttctatatctgaataataattttataaaacgcTTGGATCCTGGAATATTTGAGGGACTTTCCAATCTTCGTAATTTATATTTACAGTCTAATCAAGTATCTTTTGTTCCAAGAGGAGTATTTCATGATCTAGTTTCAGTTCAGTACTTAAATCTACAAAGAAATCGCCTCACTGTCCTTGGGAGTGGTACGTTTGTTGGTATGATTGCTCTTCGGATACTTGATTTATCAAACAATAAAATTTTGAGGATATCAGACTCAGGCTTTCAACACCTTGGAAATCTGGATTGTTTGTATCTAGAAGGTAATAATTTAACAAAAGTACCATCAAATGCTTTTGAAGTTCTTAAGAGTCTTAAAAGACTTTCTTTGTCTCATAACCATATTGAAGCAATACAGCCCTTTGCATTTAAAGGACTTGTCAGTTTGGAGTATCTCCTCCTGAAAAATTCAAGAATTAAAAATGTTACTAGGGATGGGTTTAGTGGAATTAGTAATCTTAAACATTTGATCTTAAGTCATAatgatttagaaaatttaaattctgaCACATTTAGCTTGTTAAAGAATTTAATTTATCTTAAGTTAGATAGAAACAGAATAGTCAGCATTGATAATGATACATTTGAAAACATGGGAGCATCTTTGAAGATTCTTAACCTGTCATTTAATAATCTTACAGACTTACATCCAAGGGTCCTTAAGCCATTGTCTTCATTGACTCATCTTCAGGCAAATTCTAATCCTTGGGAATGTAACTGCAAACTATTGGGTCTTCGCGACTGGTTAGCATCTTCAGCCATTACTCTAAACATCTATTGTCAGAATCCCCCATCCATGCGTGGCAGAGCATTGCATTATATTAAATGGACTGACTTTACAAATTGCGTTACATCTTCAACAAATGTATCCAGAGCTTGGGCTATAAAATCTCTTCATATTCATCACAAGACCACTGCATTAATGATGGCCTGGCATAAAATAACCACAAATGGGAAACATTTGGAAAACACTGAGAGTGTTACTTTTTGGGAACGAATTCATACTTCACCTGCCAGTAGATTTTTTCAAGAGAATACCTTTGGTAATCCATTAGAGACTACTGCAGTGTTACCTGTGCAAATACAGCTTACTTCTCCTGTTAACTTGAACTTGGAAAAAAACAGTGCTCTACCGATTGATGCTGCTTCGGTGTCAGGGAAAACATCTCTAATTTGTACACAAGAAGTTGAAAAGTTGAATGAGGCTTTTGACATTTTGCtagctttttttattttagcttgtGTTGTAATCGTTTTTTTGATCTACAAAGTTGTTCAGCTTAAACAAAAACTAAAGGCACCAGAAAACTCAGGGGAAAATAGACTTGAATACTACAGCTTTTATCAGTCAGCAAGGTATAATGTAACAGCTTCAATCTGTAACACTTCCCCAAATTCTCTAGAATGCCCTGGTTTGGAGCAGATTCGACTTCATAAACAAATTGTTCCTGAAAGTGAGGCACAGGTCATTCTCTTTGAACATTCTGCGTTATAA